CCATTCTCAAAGGCGAATTCCCTGACTTCAGGACTATTATCGTCGGCGACGGTCCGGAGAGAAGGAAGCTTGAACTTCTTGCGGGGGAGTTAGGGGTTGAGGAGAACGTTACCTTCACGGGCTTTCTGGATGATTACCGGGATGTCGTCTCGCTTATGAAAGCCTCTAAAGTTTTCGCTTTCCCATCAATGAGGGAGGGGTTCGGTCTCGTCGTTATAGAGGCGATGGCCTCTGGAATTCCCGTTGTTACAGTGAAACACCCTATGAACGCCTCGAAGTACCTCGTCGAGAACGGGAAGAATGGCTTCGTCGTTGATAACAGTCCCAAAGCGTTCGCGCAGGCCCTCCTCAGGGCACATGGGAGTTCCAAAAAGCTCGGCCTCTTCGCGCGGGAGAGGGCCAGACATTACGACTGGGACGATGTGGTAAAGACGCTCCTCAGGGTCTATCGGGGTGTGGGCTGATGAGAATCTGCCTAATCGTCAGGCGCGTTAGTGTGAAAGCTGGGGGGATAGCGGTCTACACGAGGAACCTAATGAGGGAACTGGTGAAAGAAGGACACGAAGTTGAACTTTCTCCTTCTGAGAGGTTCTCCTACCTTCTCTGGCAGTTTTTTAAAGTTCCCCTCTGGCTCGTTCGCTCCAGGTGCGACGTTTACCATGCCGTCGGCGTCATTGAGGGAATAACGCTCCCCCTTCTCAAGCCAAGGGCCGAGAAGAGGATAACCATTCACGACCTAATACCCCTGAAGCATCCGAGAAAGGGCCTAAAGGGTTTTCTGGAGAGGTTTTTCATTCGCCTTGGTCTTCTCTCGGCGAAGAGGTACAACGTGATTTATGCCGTGTCCCATCTCACCAAGGTTGACCTTGTTCGCCTCGGAGGAATCCCTGAGGATAAAATCCGTGTTGTTCACCAGCCGATAGGCGAGCGCTTTTTCACGGTTCCCAGAAAGTCTGGAAAGTTCAGGGAGCCGGGAACGTTTACCGTGGGCTACATCTCAAGGATGGACTACCATAAAAGGCATGCTCTCCTTGTTGAGCTCTTCAAGGGCTGGAACAACCCGAGCGCTAGGTTACTCCTTGCCGGAACTGGGGAAGAGTTCGAGAGGGTTAGAGAGCTCGCTGAAAGCGACAAACGGATAAGGCTCCTCGGATTCATACCCGATGAGGAGCTGGTTGAGTTCTATGACTCTCTGGATGTTTACGTCCATGCATCAAAGTACGAGGGCTGGGGACTGCCGATAGTGGAGGCTTTGGCGAGGGGAAAGCCCGTCGTGATTTTTGACGATGCGGAGATTCCAAATGAAGTAGCAACTTTTTGTTTGAGAATGTCTCCAGCGAGTTTTAACTTGGAGCTTGAGAAACTCCTTGAAAACAGAAAACACGCTAAAAAGCTCTCCATTTTAAAGTCAAAAGCCTTGAGAACTCTTCTTCACTAATTTTCCTCTGAATATGTTTTCTTTCCCTTATGGCTCTTGGGAGAGCTGAGAGAAGCATTAAATAACCCTCAGCAACCGCCTTTATTTTCCTTCTCAAGATAAAATTGTAGAGGGCATATACAATGTTACCTAGAACGTATAGAGGAGCGTACTTCTTTGGGAGGTTGATTATTGCACAAAGCAGATGACCCTTGAGGGAATGGGAAACTGCCAAGTCACTGATTTCAAGTCCTTTTGTGCTTTTTCCCCCATAGTGATAAGCTACTGCAGAGGGTTCATAGATTAGCTTTTCCCCTGCCCACCGTATTCTTGATGCTAAATCAGTATCCTCATAATAAAGAAAAAATAATC
This genomic stretch from Thermococcus sp. harbors:
- a CDS encoding glycosyltransferase family 4 protein → MRICLIVRRVSVKAGGIAVYTRNLMRELVKEGHEVELSPSERFSYLLWQFFKVPLWLVRSRCDVYHAVGVIEGITLPLLKPRAEKRITIHDLIPLKHPRKGLKGFLERFFIRLGLLSAKRYNVIYAVSHLTKVDLVRLGGIPEDKIRVVHQPIGERFFTVPRKSGKFREPGTFTVGYISRMDYHKRHALLVELFKGWNNPSARLLLAGTGEEFERVRELAESDKRIRLLGFIPDEELVEFYDSLDVYVHASKYEGWGLPIVEALARGKPVVIFDDAEIPNEVATFCLRMSPASFNLELEKLLENRKHAKKLSILKSKALRTLLH